The following proteins come from a genomic window of Pelagicoccus albus:
- a CDS encoding FAD-binding oxidoreductase — translation MDLPSAINALKASLGDEAVDCDARSCQIASRDYFWLSPILSQQLRDCPLASAVVKPQNLLDLAKALSIAYQYEVPITPRGKGTGNYGQAVPVDGGIVFDLTAMNQVIEVESDWITAETGCNFLQLEAATESLDRELQIIPSTTKSTLGGFIGGGAGGAGSVQYGFIWNDFVDSLEILPCVENPEPFWVSGEECLNYLHAFGTTGIITKAKVRLRPRRNWTALYFSFGADQISKAAAAAKAFTKLPIVPRLNTFDLPEAVALLPKNAAMPAGRISLRPMVDKSTVDNCIQIVEQLGGRFEAEKPEDLENLHLLSYNHFTLRAKQKRPEICHLQLAGDAMVEKTEAILSLLPDSALHLECRLVDDKQSFGGLLVSRFVDRATIANAIESLRSLGLQVVNVHSDKLGEGHLPKIENVIRTKAVNDPKNLLNRGRLPSETVVATFPEE, via the coding sequence ATGGATTTGCCATCCGCGATCAATGCACTGAAAGCATCCCTCGGAGATGAGGCCGTCGACTGCGATGCCCGGAGTTGTCAAATCGCCTCGCGAGATTACTTTTGGCTCTCGCCTATCCTTTCCCAACAGCTTCGTGACTGCCCGCTGGCCTCCGCGGTCGTTAAGCCTCAGAATCTGCTGGACTTGGCCAAGGCGCTTTCCATCGCCTACCAGTACGAGGTCCCCATAACGCCACGCGGCAAGGGAACGGGCAACTACGGGCAAGCGGTACCCGTCGACGGCGGCATCGTGTTCGATTTGACTGCGATGAACCAAGTCATCGAGGTTGAGAGCGATTGGATAACGGCAGAAACCGGGTGCAACTTTCTCCAATTGGAAGCGGCCACTGAGAGCCTGGACCGTGAATTGCAAATCATTCCCAGCACTACCAAGAGTACGCTGGGTGGCTTTATCGGAGGAGGAGCTGGAGGAGCTGGTTCGGTGCAATACGGATTCATTTGGAACGACTTTGTAGATTCGCTGGAAATCCTGCCCTGCGTGGAAAATCCTGAGCCTTTCTGGGTCAGCGGCGAAGAATGCCTAAACTACCTACACGCCTTCGGAACGACGGGAATTATCACCAAAGCAAAAGTCCGCCTCCGCCCGCGCAGAAATTGGACCGCTCTCTACTTCTCCTTTGGTGCAGATCAGATTTCAAAAGCGGCTGCCGCGGCAAAAGCATTCACGAAACTCCCGATCGTCCCGCGACTAAATACATTCGACCTCCCCGAAGCAGTGGCCCTCCTTCCTAAGAACGCAGCTATGCCTGCAGGAAGGATCAGCCTGCGTCCTATGGTGGACAAGAGCACCGTCGACAATTGTATTCAAATAGTGGAGCAACTCGGCGGGCGTTTCGAAGCGGAAAAACCAGAGGACCTGGAGAATCTTCACCTTCTCTCTTACAACCACTTCACGCTGCGGGCAAAACAGAAGCGTCCCGAAATTTGCCATTTGCAGCTAGCTGGCGATGCAATGGTCGAGAAAACGGAAGCCATCTTATCGCTTTTGCCCGACTCTGCCCTCCATCTCGAGTGTAGACTCGTTGACGATAAACAGAGCTTCGGAGGCCTTCTGGTTTCTCGTTTTGTGGATAGAGCAACGATCGCAAATGCAATTGAGTCGCTTCGCTCGCTCGGCCTCCAAGTCGTCAATGTACACTCCGATAAACTGGGCGAAGGCCATCTGCCCAAGATCGAAAATGTGATCCGGACAAAGGCAGTGAATGATCCAAAGAATTTGCTGAATAGAGGAAGACTCCCCTCGGAAACAGTAGTCGCAACCTTCCCTGAGGAATGA